A single window of Longimicrobium sp. DNA harbors:
- a CDS encoding transposase, which yields MQLLRLVDSIPEPPPPSKRQRGRPLVYSERLFLKLLVIMVLRRLYRVHELFSVLSEPSAEIAEIRALLFPDGKMPARRTFERRLKRLPTTLPALIACLGHHLVQLYQPWERCARAVAADSTTLRACGAPWHMNDRKAGVVPNTSIDTEAHWTRSGWHGWVYGWKLHVVITVASVWIPLSARLRPANEADNVVVLPMLDELPPEVRFVMADSQYNCKQLHSACNQAGRHLVAGSRSKRPRTDDGAIVRQMLHSIRHHSIENFNGLFKNIFDFRRPVTTRGLANTARLALGALLLYQLALLHRYQTGDLNQIGIKAFLRSA from the coding sequence TTGCAACTGCTGCGTCTGGTGGACTCGATCCCTGAGCCGCCCCCGCCGTCGAAGCGACAGCGGGGGCGTCCTCTTGTCTACTCCGAGCGGCTGTTCCTCAAGCTGCTCGTGATCATGGTTCTGCGACGCCTGTATCGCGTCCACGAACTCTTCAGTGTCCTTTCAGAGCCGAGCGCGGAGATCGCAGAGATCCGCGCTCTTCTCTTTCCGGACGGGAAGATGCCTGCTCGGCGTACGTTCGAGCGGCGTCTCAAGCGGCTCCCCACGACCCTGCCAGCCCTGATCGCCTGCCTGGGACACCACCTGGTCCAACTCTACCAGCCTTGGGAGCGGTGCGCCCGCGCGGTCGCGGCGGACAGCACGACCCTGCGCGCATGCGGGGCTCCCTGGCACATGAATGACCGTAAAGCAGGTGTGGTCCCCAACACCAGCATCGACACGGAGGCGCACTGGACCCGTTCCGGCTGGCACGGGTGGGTCTACGGATGGAAGCTCCACGTCGTCATCACCGTCGCGAGCGTCTGGATCCCCCTCTCGGCCCGGCTCCGCCCAGCCAACGAGGCCGACAACGTGGTCGTGCTGCCGATGCTCGACGAACTCCCGCCGGAAGTCCGCTTCGTCATGGCGGATTCGCAGTACAACTGCAAGCAACTGCACTCGGCCTGCAACCAGGCCGGTCGCCACTTGGTGGCGGGTAGTCGCAGCAAACGGCCGCGAACCGACGACGGCGCCATCGTGCGGCAGATGCTGCACTCCATCCGTCACCACAGCATCGAGAACTTCAACGGCCTCTTCAAGAACATCTTCGACTTCCGGCGCCCGGTCACCACCCGGGGGCTGGCCAACACCGCACGGCTGGCACTCGGCGCACTACTGCTCTACCAACTCGCCCTCCTGCACCGCTATCAGACGGGCGACCTGAACCAGATCGGGATCAAGGCCTTTCTTCGCAGCGCATAA
- a CDS encoding multicopper oxidase family protein, with the protein MTQEPASPPPGRRRPLQELLAAFAVAAAITAGVGWPGMMQAASGPAALAMEGAAPADTPKARVRPVAPRDYADSLRDPPVVRSVGGVLNATLAVNMAPLLVDTFATRSDTTSSGQVDTTTFTNQTTMNLRSYRLTSTTDPAYQSILPLAPAFPGPTFRVQRGDLVRIRLINNLPMGGPRESNEACIQPATDSVGGLTIPDVFQACFHGPNYTNIHYHGMHVTPDSTSTAVGDDVLMVIAPGDTLQYSFRIPQNQSPGTHWYHPHKHGSVAIQVANGMAGAFIVDDPATGLDSIVKALRMREHLMAIQQVAERVGLLGHQGELDKSPVLVNGQYQPTVYMAPGEVQRWRIVNENTTRTTKTFQIGFADSAGREPLLYDIARDGVQFSPGNYTTRYADTALFMAPGQRLDVFVQAPTTPGTHVFHAVHNGGASRATRDRSLRAGSDILPDAEPRDETAPPGAVLFRVVVDPTLRGRNTRLPTSLPPLPGFLAETLPVQRDTALIVFTDSLGQQPTQFYLGSRLNPFQRYDDNSVFVPSDTVGTAMPMALGQTQTWKIVNNSQQGINHPFHIHINPFQVNRVVYFPGDPFGELYEQLNAAADSGRPIWLDVLPLPQARQDTAGNGIPNTAYAVITQKYDTFKGCPDGNCGPPTGAFVMHCHILGHEERGMMQVLEVVEPWDQASAPRAPTGAHPPGQGHGGHGSGGQAPGHRH; encoded by the coding sequence ATGACCCAAGAACCCGCGTCCCCCCCTCCCGGGCGTCGCCGCCCGCTGCAGGAACTGCTCGCCGCCTTTGCCGTCGCGGCGGCGATCACCGCTGGCGTGGGCTGGCCCGGGATGATGCAAGCCGCATCCGGCCCGGCCGCCCTGGCGATGGAAGGCGCCGCGCCCGCCGACACCCCGAAGGCGCGGGTGCGGCCCGTGGCCCCGCGGGACTACGCGGATTCGCTGCGCGATCCCCCGGTGGTCCGGTCCGTCGGCGGAGTGCTGAACGCCACGCTGGCGGTGAACATGGCCCCCCTGCTCGTGGACACGTTCGCCACGCGGAGCGACACGACCAGCTCGGGGCAGGTGGACACGACCACCTTCACCAACCAGACGACCATGAACCTGCGGTCGTACCGGCTCACGTCCACCACCGACCCCGCCTACCAGTCCATCCTGCCGCTCGCGCCCGCGTTCCCCGGCCCCACCTTCCGGGTGCAGCGGGGGGACCTGGTCAGGATCCGGCTGATCAACAACCTTCCCATGGGCGGGCCGCGGGAATCGAACGAGGCGTGCATCCAGCCGGCTACGGATTCGGTCGGGGGGCTCACCATCCCGGACGTGTTCCAGGCGTGCTTTCACGGCCCCAACTACACCAACATCCATTACCACGGCATGCACGTGACCCCGGACAGCACGTCCACGGCGGTCGGTGACGACGTGCTGATGGTGATCGCCCCGGGCGACACCCTGCAGTACTCCTTCCGCATCCCGCAGAACCAGTCTCCGGGAACGCACTGGTACCACCCGCACAAGCACGGCTCGGTGGCCATCCAGGTGGCGAACGGAATGGCGGGCGCGTTCATCGTGGACGACCCCGCCACCGGGCTCGATTCCATCGTGAAGGCACTGCGGATGCGCGAGCACCTGATGGCCATCCAGCAGGTGGCTGAACGGGTGGGGCTGCTGGGGCACCAGGGGGAGCTGGACAAGTCGCCGGTGCTGGTGAACGGCCAGTACCAGCCCACCGTGTACATGGCGCCGGGCGAGGTGCAGCGCTGGCGCATCGTGAACGAGAACACCACGCGGACCACCAAGACCTTCCAGATCGGCTTCGCCGACTCGGCGGGGCGGGAACCGCTGCTGTACGACATCGCGCGCGACGGCGTACAGTTCTCTCCCGGGAACTACACGACGCGGTATGCGGATACGGCGCTGTTCATGGCGCCGGGACAGCGGCTGGACGTGTTCGTCCAGGCGCCCACGACCCCCGGGACGCACGTCTTCCATGCCGTCCACAACGGGGGCGCCAGCCGCGCGACCCGGGACCGCTCGCTCAGGGCCGGCTCGGACATTCTGCCCGACGCGGAGCCGCGGGACGAGACCGCGCCGCCGGGAGCCGTGCTGTTCAGGGTGGTGGTGGACCCCACACTGCGGGGCCGCAACACCCGGCTGCCCACCTCGCTTCCGCCCCTTCCCGGCTTCCTGGCGGAGACGCTTCCGGTGCAGCGCGACACTGCGCTGATCGTGTTCACCGACAGCCTGGGCCAGCAGCCCACCCAGTTCTACCTGGGGAGCCGCCTGAACCCCTTCCAGCGGTACGACGACAACAGCGTCTTCGTGCCGTCGGACACCGTCGGTACCGCAATGCCCATGGCCCTGGGCCAGACCCAGACGTGGAAGATCGTCAACAACAGCCAGCAGGGGATCAACCACCCGTTCCACATCCACATCAACCCCTTCCAGGTGAACCGGGTGGTGTACTTTCCCGGCGACCCGTTCGGCGAACTGTACGAGCAGCTGAACGCCGCGGCAGACTCGGGCCGCCCCATCTGGCTGGACGTGCTCCCGTTGCCCCAGGCGCGGCAAGACACGGCGGGGAACGGCATCCCGAACACCGCGTACGCGGTGATCACGCAGAAGTACGACACCTTCAAGGGGTGCCCGGACGGCAACTGCGGCCCGCCCACCGGAGCGTTCGTCATGCACTGCCACATCCTGGGCCACGAGGAGCGCGGGATGATGCAGGTGCTGGAGGTCGTGGAGCCCTGGGACCAGGCATCCGCGCCGCGTGCGCCTACCGGGGCGCACCCGCCCGGTCAGGGTCACGGCGGGCATGGGAGCGGGGGCCAGGCGCCGGGGCACCGCCACTGA
- a CDS encoding peptidylprolyl isomerase: MMQFIRSNVGKALVFLIIPAFILWMVLEIGMEVMGGAGARAGALGSVNGSAITVQAYNDAYNAMMQQAQQQGTEITPETERAIREQAWDQLVAEILLRQELSRRRIRVTDQEILWAARNLPQPDLAQQEIFLTNGQFDLQKYRAFLGSARATPEIFAQLEQYYRESLPRQKLINQLSAGRFLSDAELWRAFQDRSETVTVDYVALPLEKLAPTAPTVTQAEIRRYYDEHRDDFDRPQGARLKVAYLPLTITEADRAGTIRQAQELRQELAGGADFAEVARRESDDTGSAQQGGDLGTFGRGQMVPSFDSAAFALPVNEISQPVVSQFGVHLIQVQERTGEQVKARHILLSFEKDPQEVDRLEKQLEAVAANAERLGLRRASQGVQGITFRDSVELTSETAFLPGVGPAQEALNWAQQAQVDIAAGDGSNVSEVLESPQALYLVQLDEYYGAGKMTLAQATPRIRDRLIRDKRIEAAMGAANKILGQVRGGQSLEQVAQANGLAVQRTGPFSRVMGNPVFGQANAAIGVAFGTPVGQVGPVARTEAGLFLIRPYERTEADRAQFDAQKAAQRQQSAQAMQQELFMQWLRNARENAEIKDNREKLLNQSAAA; the protein is encoded by the coding sequence ATGATGCAGTTCATCCGCTCCAACGTGGGCAAGGCCCTGGTCTTCCTCATCATCCCCGCTTTCATCCTGTGGATGGTGCTCGAGATCGGCATGGAAGTGATGGGTGGCGCCGGCGCGCGGGCCGGCGCCCTGGGCAGCGTCAACGGCTCGGCCATCACCGTGCAGGCGTACAACGACGCCTACAACGCGATGATGCAGCAGGCGCAGCAGCAGGGCACCGAGATCACGCCCGAGACGGAGCGCGCCATCCGCGAGCAGGCGTGGGACCAGCTGGTCGCCGAGATCCTGCTTCGCCAGGAGCTTTCGCGCCGCCGCATTCGCGTGACGGACCAGGAGATCCTGTGGGCCGCCCGCAACCTTCCGCAGCCGGACCTGGCCCAGCAGGAGATCTTCCTGACCAACGGCCAGTTCGACCTGCAGAAGTACCGCGCGTTCCTGGGCAGCGCACGCGCCACGCCCGAGATCTTCGCGCAGTTGGAGCAGTACTACCGCGAGTCGCTGCCGCGCCAGAAGCTGATCAACCAGCTTTCCGCGGGCCGCTTCCTGAGCGACGCCGAGCTGTGGCGCGCATTCCAGGACCGCAGCGAGACGGTGACGGTGGACTACGTGGCGCTGCCGCTGGAAAAGCTGGCTCCCACGGCGCCCACGGTCACCCAGGCGGAGATCCGCCGCTACTACGACGAGCACCGCGATGACTTCGACCGTCCGCAGGGCGCGCGGCTGAAGGTGGCGTACCTTCCGCTGACCATCACCGAGGCGGACCGCGCGGGCACCATCCGGCAGGCGCAGGAGCTTCGCCAGGAGCTGGCGGGCGGCGCCGACTTCGCCGAGGTGGCGCGCCGCGAGTCCGACGACACGGGGAGCGCGCAGCAGGGCGGCGACCTGGGCACGTTCGGCCGCGGGCAGATGGTGCCCTCGTTCGATTCGGCCGCCTTCGCGCTGCCGGTGAACGAGATCTCGCAGCCCGTGGTCAGCCAGTTCGGCGTGCACCTGATCCAGGTGCAGGAGCGCACGGGCGAGCAGGTGAAGGCGCGCCACATCCTGCTGAGCTTCGAGAAGGACCCGCAGGAGGTCGACCGGCTCGAGAAGCAGCTGGAGGCGGTGGCGGCCAACGCCGAGCGCCTGGGGCTGCGCCGGGCGTCGCAGGGCGTGCAGGGCATCACCTTCCGCGACAGCGTGGAGTTGACCTCGGAGACGGCGTTCCTTCCCGGGGTGGGGCCGGCGCAGGAGGCACTGAACTGGGCGCAGCAGGCGCAGGTGGACATCGCGGCCGGCGACGGCAGCAACGTCAGCGAGGTGCTGGAGTCGCCACAGGCGCTGTACCTGGTGCAGCTCGACGAATACTACGGCGCCGGGAAGATGACGCTGGCCCAGGCCACGCCGCGCATTCGCGACCGGCTGATCCGCGACAAGCGGATTGAGGCGGCGATGGGCGCGGCGAACAAGATCCTGGGCCAGGTTCGCGGCGGGCAGAGCCTGGAGCAGGTGGCGCAGGCGAACGGGCTGGCGGTGCAGCGCACGGGGCCGTTCAGCCGGGTGATGGGCAACCCGGTGTTCGGGCAGGCCAACGCGGCGATCGGCGTGGCGTTCGGAACGCCGGTGGGCCAGGTTGGCCCCGTGGCCCGGACCGAGGCCGGCCTGTTCCTGATCCGCCCGTACGAGCGCACCGAGGCCGACCGCGCGCAGTTCGACGCGCAGAAGGCGGCGCAGCGCCAGCAGTCTGCGCAGGCGATGCAGCAGGAGCTGTTCATGCAGTGGCTGCGCAACGCCCGCGAAAACGCCGAGATCAAGGACAACCGCGAGAAGCTGCTGAATCAGAGCGCCGCCGCCTGA